One Fuerstiella marisgermanici DNA window includes the following coding sequences:
- the csrA gene encoding carbon storage regulator CsrA: protein MLVLTRKAEETIQIGDDIVIKVIKTSRGTVKIGIDAPEHIRVMRGELLEKVAAALTPALPEPSVSKLADHFKGTQVLSDQYPHVA from the coding sequence ATGCTCGTACTAACACGCAAAGCTGAAGAAACGATCCAAATCGGCGATGACATTGTTATCAAAGTGATCAAGACATCACGCGGTACTGTGAAGATCGGAATTGACGCTCCGGAACACATTCGAGTGATGCGGGGTGAGTTGCTGGAAAAGGTTGCTGCGGCACTCACACCTGCCCTGCCCGAACCATCTGTTTCGAAGCTGGCCGACCATTTTAAGGGTACTCAGGTCCTGTCTGACCAGTATCCACACGTGGCGTAG
- a CDS encoding ankyrin repeat domain-containing protein produces MQNVDQLITLIRDKSNKEALCMLEGAPELAKAHSQKGGQLHGASPLHWAAHRNAAEVCERLIQLGADANDSASDWWLTPLSWGADAASVDAVELLLKHGADVNQDAIVGTSALHAVAMGGATQGKERAEAYAQTAEILIAHGADVNKPTNRKRTPLDEAIENENDRVAAVLRKHGGQVSEVSGS; encoded by the coding sequence ATGCAGAATGTTGACCAACTGATCACTTTGATCCGCGACAAAAGCAATAAAGAGGCGTTGTGCATGCTGGAAGGGGCCCCCGAACTCGCAAAGGCGCATTCGCAGAAAGGTGGTCAGCTACATGGAGCGTCACCGCTCCATTGGGCGGCACATCGAAATGCGGCCGAAGTCTGCGAGCGACTGATTCAACTGGGAGCCGACGCTAACGATAGCGCAAGTGACTGGTGGCTAACTCCGCTCTCCTGGGGAGCAGATGCTGCGAGTGTCGATGCGGTCGAACTACTGCTGAAGCACGGAGCGGATGTCAACCAGGATGCCATCGTCGGCACGTCCGCCTTGCATGCGGTTGCGATGGGCGGGGCCACTCAGGGGAAAGAACGAGCTGAAGCGTACGCACAAACGGCTGAGATCCTGATCGCTCATGGCGCCGACGTCAACAAGCCAACAAATCGTAAACGAACGCCGTTGGACGAAGCGATCGAAAACGAAAACGATCGTGTCGCGGCAGTCCTTAGAAAACACGGCGGTCAGGTGTCAGAGGTCTCTGGCTCGTAG
- a CDS encoding S41 family peptidase has protein sequence MMTRSQTIITMLALVLTAPVASAQYNSNPRNCPTGGCSLNGVQPTNYRTPSTDYSASNGYNNTDYGYSTDFPAFDRYQPSSYDSQPPLSRVGQDLRGQYLHEMSRLQNGYDYRAPLDSAVDDSFRRPVTYDYPDRGRDLDYGRREYDTRDYGSSDYRNDNDIRGRLTDPFRLPSSTEREGSRTNRHFRYAPMQRDYQADSGYQSRRRIPLDRIDYSNYSNDYRPLDQNRFEVPSDNYGSTDYDYNNSLPPRNDQTQPGLDPFTPPLPRRDAGETEAIYKEISVRYGNPVNVRAVQAMTPTQSLALFREVSQQTDQRHLEPSNYDLRVRRGIRNLGIALENPTFKQSLGVQADSFRIDGFRTTLSRIADSMRVANYNDAQRVMQTVMQEAQNVPGLTANVVAFEFANATIDTLDKFSALEPNDPGRGASLDLERAEKVRSAMLESEIVGIGVEVKLHDNGLLIMKALRGGPAAEAGLQSGDIITAIDGRSIDGAPMASSVDLMKGGQGSRIRLRIVRNGSRGSDVNLVRRKVRVYTVNDVRMQPGTDKVAYISLSQFGQKSTEELDRALQQMHSQGMKSLIVDLRGNPGGLLNVCVDITNRFQPCGTIVSTKGRLSSDNMLETASYSRTWNTPLVVLIDGDSASASEIFAAAVQDNKRGIVVGEKSYGKGTVQTHFPLNSINGNLRLTTARFYSPSGRPMSGQGVTPDVRIADADGPANGDRVLNDAIRIAQSQQLKDLAQAAARCKPTANQPLQRNSFRKDNYDGGLPQIVLR, from the coding sequence ATGATGACCCGTTCACAAACCATAATCACAATGCTCGCTCTGGTGCTGACCGCACCCGTGGCCTCCGCTCAATATAACAGCAACCCTCGTAACTGCCCGACAGGCGGATGCAGTCTGAACGGAGTGCAGCCGACGAACTACCGAACGCCATCCACCGACTACTCTGCGTCAAATGGCTACAACAATACTGACTACGGCTACTCCACAGACTTTCCCGCCTTCGATCGTTATCAGCCGTCTTCGTACGACAGCCAGCCGCCTCTTTCCAGAGTTGGTCAGGATCTTCGTGGGCAATACCTGCACGAAATGAGCCGCCTTCAGAACGGTTACGATTACCGAGCTCCACTGGACAGTGCGGTGGACGACAGCTTCCGTCGTCCGGTGACGTACGATTATCCCGATCGTGGGCGCGATCTGGACTATGGCCGACGAGAATACGACACGCGTGACTACGGCAGCAGTGACTACCGCAATGACAACGACATCCGGGGGCGATTGACTGATCCGTTTCGACTGCCATCTTCAACGGAACGGGAAGGAAGTCGCACTAATCGGCACTTCCGCTACGCTCCAATGCAACGCGATTACCAGGCCGATTCCGGCTATCAGTCTCGCCGTCGAATTCCTCTGGATCGTATTGACTATTCCAACTACAGCAACGACTACCGTCCGCTGGATCAGAATCGATTTGAAGTTCCTTCAGACAACTACGGTTCGACTGACTACGACTATAATAACTCGTTGCCACCGCGAAACGATCAGACTCAGCCCGGACTGGACCCATTCACTCCACCGCTGCCTCGCCGTGACGCTGGCGAAACTGAAGCCATCTATAAAGAGATCTCGGTTCGCTACGGCAACCCCGTTAACGTTCGAGCCGTTCAGGCGATGACACCCACTCAGTCACTGGCTTTGTTCCGCGAAGTCTCTCAGCAGACGGACCAGCGACACCTGGAACCGAGTAACTACGACCTGCGAGTTCGTCGTGGCATCCGTAACCTTGGCATCGCATTGGAAAACCCGACGTTCAAACAGTCACTAGGTGTGCAGGCGGATTCCTTCCGTATCGACGGCTTCCGCACAACACTGTCACGAATCGCAGATTCTATGCGAGTGGCCAACTACAACGATGCTCAAAGAGTCATGCAGACGGTCATGCAGGAAGCTCAGAATGTTCCTGGCCTGACTGCCAACGTGGTTGCCTTCGAATTTGCGAATGCCACCATCGATACGCTCGACAAATTTTCGGCTCTGGAACCCAACGATCCCGGTCGTGGTGCGTCTCTTGATCTGGAGCGAGCTGAAAAAGTTCGCAGTGCGATGCTGGAAAGCGAAATTGTTGGTATCGGCGTGGAAGTCAAACTGCACGACAATGGCTTGCTGATCATGAAAGCTCTGCGAGGCGGCCCGGCGGCGGAAGCCGGTCTGCAGTCTGGCGATATCATCACGGCGATCGACGGTCGCAGCATTGATGGTGCTCCAATGGCCAGCAGTGTCGACCTGATGAAAGGTGGCCAGGGCAGCCGTATCCGACTTCGAATTGTGCGAAACGGTTCACGAGGCAGTGATGTCAATTTGGTCCGTCGCAAGGTTCGCGTCTACACAGTTAACGATGTGAGGATGCAGCCGGGAACTGACAAAGTGGCTTACATCAGCCTTAGCCAGTTTGGTCAGAAGTCGACAGAAGAACTGGACCGGGCATTGCAGCAGATGCACAGTCAGGGAATGAAGTCACTAATCGTTGACCTGCGAGGCAACCCTGGTGGCCTGCTGAATGTTTGCGTGGACATCACCAATCGGTTTCAGCCATGCGGAACAATTGTTTCTACCAAAGGACGTTTGTCTTCTGACAACATGCTGGAAACGGCCAGCTACAGCCGAACATGGAACACACCACTGGTTGTCCTGATCGACGGTGACAGTGCGAGTGCCAGCGAAATCTTCGCAGCGGCTGTGCAGGACAACAAACGAGGAATTGTTGTTGGCGAAAAAAGCTACGGCAAAGGTACTGTTCAGACTCACTTTCCATTGAATTCCATCAACGGCAACCTTCGACTGACTACGGCTCGATTCTACAGCCCTTCTGGTCGGCCAATGTCAGGGCAGGGAGTGACTCCTGATGTTCGCATCGCTGATGCGGATGGCCCTGCTAACGGAGACCGAGTTCTGAACGATGCGATTCGGATTGCTCAGAGTCAGCAGTTGAAAGACCTGGCTCAGGCGGCTGCTCGCTGCAAACCAACAGCCAATCAACCTCTTCAACGCAACAGCTTCCGAAAGGACAACTATGACGGTGGACTGCCGCAAATTGTGCTTCGCTAG
- a CDS encoding ISAs1 family transposase, whose translation MPLSTSFVDHFSDVTDPRRGEPVYPLQNILFIAVCAVISGADDFVAIAKFGRTKRDWFAKYLDLSAGIPSHDRFNAILALIRPAEFEKCLLNWITSLQKISDGQIIAIDGKTLRRSYDKASGKSAIHMVSAWATANHISLGQVVVDAKSNEITAIPKLLELIEVSGALVTIDAMGCQTEIASKIVDAEADYCLAAKGNQPTLHAGLVAFFADHLEDDFARCPVRRFETKENTGGREDLRQYLICRAPEDLPDAHRWKNLKAIGIAINNTLRDGKMCIGIRYYILSRYVSGRRFAEAVRSHWGVENNLHWQLDVTFQEDQSRIRKGHADMNFSILRRTALSLLKNESTAKVGIKNKRLNAAWDETYLAKVLFGK comes from the coding sequence ATGCCTTTGTCCACCAGTTTTGTCGATCATTTCTCTGATGTTACGGATCCAAGGCGCGGTGAGCCGGTCTATCCGCTTCAAAATATTCTGTTCATTGCAGTCTGTGCTGTGATCAGTGGCGCGGATGATTTTGTCGCGATTGCGAAGTTTGGCAGAACGAAACGAGATTGGTTTGCGAAGTATCTCGATCTGTCCGCAGGGATTCCGTCGCACGATCGTTTCAACGCCATCCTCGCTCTGATTCGTCCTGCAGAATTTGAAAAGTGCTTACTGAATTGGATCACTTCTCTGCAGAAAATCAGTGACGGACAAATCATCGCGATCGATGGTAAGACACTCCGTCGCAGCTATGACAAAGCCAGTGGCAAGTCGGCCATCCACATGGTCAGTGCATGGGCCACAGCCAATCATATCAGTCTCGGGCAAGTCGTCGTCGATGCGAAGAGTAATGAGATTACGGCGATTCCCAAACTGCTGGAATTGATCGAGGTTTCCGGTGCTTTAGTGACGATTGACGCCATGGGTTGCCAAACGGAAATCGCGTCGAAGATTGTCGACGCAGAGGCGGACTATTGTCTTGCCGCGAAAGGCAATCAGCCCACGCTACACGCAGGTCTTGTCGCGTTCTTCGCCGACCATTTGGAAGATGACTTTGCACGCTGTCCGGTGCGACGATTTGAAACGAAAGAAAACACCGGCGGCCGCGAAGATTTGCGACAGTATCTGATCTGTCGTGCGCCGGAGGATCTTCCGGACGCACATCGCTGGAAGAACCTGAAGGCGATCGGGATCGCGATCAACAACACTCTCCGCGACGGCAAAATGTGCATCGGCATCCGCTATTACATTTTAAGCCGTTATGTCTCCGGCCGTCGTTTCGCCGAAGCTGTGCGGAGCCATTGGGGTGTCGAGAACAATTTGCATTGGCAACTGGACGTCACTTTCCAGGAAGATCAATCGAGGATCCGCAAAGGCCACGCAGATATGAACTTCAGCATCCTTCGCCGCACGGCGTTGAGTCTTCTGAAAAACGAATCCACAGCCAAGGTGGGGATCAAAAACAAAAGACTCAATGCTGCCTGGGATGAGACATACCTCGCGAAAGTCCTGTTCGGCAAATGA
- a CDS encoding sigma 54-interacting transcriptional regulator: MLQENTGKSGRLGVAFSASASVFYCLIVIWYVTTFPDIGLRSLLPTQPNEQELLITQFVHDEGDILGPPVQRQDKLLQIARRPANNFLLYVHNLARLRSAQIPPGGVLNPGSDPSELKPELVPELVDISAGVEDKEGSLRRMVELVIRQPNSSVPTLRQRTYVAVKSPQASEFLMTIVWFLCQLGILLVAITALWQRPGDKVVRTFCLMCCASMVAFVGGFHWWILVASPLLNLPFIFCACLLPSVTLHFFCSFPRENIFLKTRRWLAMAVIYGPPMVAAGLIGFTYWAAFALSGASADVGQYSVFQKLAAISSGLASGGTLHFNDAEVCAHLLYVLRYLVYGTIVLSCVYFSLTVFCLSLNLMRTQNPVERRQTFGILIASLIATVPIAYTMYLAFYQKESFALGHAQFPMFVASGLFMVAYAHGMLKHRLILADELLMRGREYFVTSSLVTLATAIVLAIGAVATRVYALPGNSSIPLHLSLFVVLIIAIAFILWARDRIQAVVDQRFFSEKYQIDRTLKQLNRASGYLTDPSALAEITLGTCRDVMDASTASMLVREAKGNLRLIGSDLASKVPASLPPSILPQLDQPELIIRRIPASSRDLLSPVQQLLHDLKAELICLLRGETGVDGMIVLGKRTNGAPYSPEDLAFLQAIGQMTVLALHSSRANQNLSRLNDELKVKVDRIAEQQRQLSLLRAELTSLQHGAGEERLFAEAGGFDRGEIRGNSQQIEAVLEMARKAAASTSTVLIRGESGTGKELLARVVHRNSDRKDKPLITVNCAALAPSLLESELFGHIRGAYTGANSDKEGRFKAADGGTLFLDEIGDISLEVQVKLLRVLQERCFEPVGSNGPVNVDVRMIAATNRNLEAMIETGEFREDLYYRLDVISMTLPPLRDRREDLIELVFSFLNRSVQKTGKTIRQIEPEALAAIEQHRWPGNIRELENMIERAVVLADGDTIMLKDLPAQMTPSTNLALIEDARATPQSWSPDSAVSEAAGTVTTNTVLSGQTSDTNQDSERVRLVTALQSANGNKARAARSLNMPRSTFYSKLKKFGLAD, translated from the coding sequence ATGCTACAGGAAAACACAGGCAAGTCGGGACGACTAGGGGTGGCGTTCAGCGCCAGCGCTTCAGTTTTCTATTGCCTGATTGTGATTTGGTATGTCACCACGTTTCCGGACATCGGTTTGCGTTCACTGCTACCCACGCAACCGAACGAACAGGAACTGCTGATCACGCAATTCGTTCACGACGAGGGCGACATCCTTGGACCGCCTGTGCAACGACAAGACAAGTTGCTCCAAATTGCTCGGCGGCCGGCCAACAACTTCCTACTGTACGTCCACAACCTGGCTCGCCTGCGATCTGCTCAGATCCCACCTGGCGGGGTGTTGAATCCTGGTTCCGATCCTTCCGAATTGAAACCTGAGCTCGTACCGGAACTGGTCGACATTTCGGCCGGTGTCGAAGACAAAGAGGGTTCGCTTCGGCGCATGGTGGAGTTAGTGATCCGCCAGCCCAACTCTTCAGTGCCTACCCTCCGGCAGCGAACTTACGTGGCCGTAAAATCGCCGCAGGCCAGTGAATTCCTAATGACAATCGTCTGGTTTTTGTGCCAGCTCGGAATCCTGTTAGTGGCCATCACCGCCTTGTGGCAGCGCCCCGGCGATAAGGTCGTTCGAACATTCTGCCTGATGTGCTGCGCTTCGATGGTGGCGTTTGTGGGCGGATTTCACTGGTGGATTCTGGTGGCCAGCCCACTACTGAACCTGCCATTCATTTTTTGTGCGTGCCTGCTGCCGTCTGTGACGCTGCACTTTTTCTGCAGCTTTCCTCGCGAAAACATATTCCTGAAGACTCGCCGATGGCTGGCGATGGCCGTCATTTATGGTCCGCCGATGGTGGCGGCCGGCTTGATTGGATTCACCTATTGGGCCGCGTTCGCACTTAGCGGCGCTTCTGCTGACGTGGGACAGTATTCGGTCTTCCAGAAGCTGGCCGCGATTTCGTCCGGCCTGGCCAGTGGAGGGACTCTGCACTTCAATGACGCCGAAGTTTGTGCACACTTGCTGTATGTCTTGAGGTACCTGGTATACGGCACGATCGTGTTGAGTTGCGTTTACTTCTCACTGACCGTGTTTTGCCTGTCACTGAATTTGATGCGGACTCAGAACCCGGTTGAGCGGCGTCAGACGTTTGGCATTCTGATTGCTTCGTTGATCGCCACGGTTCCGATTGCGTACACGATGTACCTTGCGTTCTACCAGAAGGAATCCTTCGCCCTTGGACATGCGCAGTTCCCGATGTTTGTGGCGAGTGGCCTGTTTATGGTCGCGTACGCTCACGGCATGCTAAAACATCGACTGATCTTGGCCGACGAACTGCTCATGCGGGGGCGCGAATACTTCGTGACTTCCAGCCTCGTGACGTTGGCCACCGCTATTGTGCTCGCGATTGGAGCCGTGGCGACTCGCGTGTACGCGCTGCCTGGCAATTCTTCAATCCCGCTGCACCTGTCGCTGTTTGTCGTTTTGATTATCGCCATCGCCTTCATTTTGTGGGCGCGAGATCGGATTCAGGCGGTGGTCGATCAGCGGTTCTTTTCTGAAAAGTACCAGATCGACAGAACGCTGAAACAGCTGAATCGTGCATCCGGGTACCTGACCGATCCGTCGGCCTTGGCCGAAATCACACTGGGCACGTGCCGCGACGTGATGGACGCATCGACGGCTTCGATGTTGGTCCGCGAAGCGAAGGGCAATCTCCGGTTGATCGGTTCTGACCTGGCTTCCAAGGTGCCAGCCTCACTGCCGCCTTCAATTCTTCCACAGCTCGACCAGCCGGAATTGATTATCCGTCGCATTCCTGCGTCGAGTCGTGATCTGCTGTCCCCCGTCCAACAGTTGCTACACGATCTGAAAGCCGAACTCATCTGCCTGTTACGAGGCGAAACCGGTGTGGACGGTATGATCGTGCTGGGCAAACGCACAAATGGAGCGCCGTATTCTCCGGAAGACCTGGCGTTTCTGCAGGCGATTGGCCAGATGACCGTGCTTGCTTTGCACAGTTCGCGAGCCAACCAAAACCTGTCTCGACTAAACGATGAGTTGAAGGTCAAAGTGGATCGCATCGCCGAACAGCAGCGGCAGTTGTCGTTGCTGCGAGCCGAATTGACATCGCTGCAGCATGGAGCCGGCGAAGAACGGCTGTTTGCGGAAGCCGGCGGTTTCGATCGTGGTGAGATTCGAGGCAACAGCCAACAGATCGAAGCCGTCCTTGAGATGGCTCGCAAAGCCGCCGCCAGCACATCGACGGTACTGATTCGCGGCGAAAGCGGCACTGGCAAAGAACTGCTGGCTCGCGTTGTCCATCGAAACAGCGATCGTAAAGACAAACCGCTGATCACGGTGAACTGCGCCGCGCTGGCGCCGTCGCTGCTGGAAAGCGAATTGTTCGGCCATATACGTGGCGCGTACACAGGCGCGAATTCTGACAAAGAGGGTCGCTTCAAAGCGGCGGACGGCGGGACTCTGTTTCTGGATGAAATCGGTGATATCTCACTGGAAGTCCAGGTCAAGCTGCTGCGAGTCTTGCAGGAACGCTGCTTTGAACCGGTCGGGTCGAATGGTCCCGTGAACGTCGACGTCCGAATGATTGCGGCTACGAATCGCAACCTTGAGGCCATGATCGAAACGGGGGAATTCCGTGAAGATTTGTACTACCGGCTGGACGTCATCAGCATGACGTTGCCGCCGTTGCGAGATCGCCGGGAAGATCTGATTGAGCTGGTCTTTTCATTCCTAAATCGGTCTGTGCAGAAGACGGGGAAGACAATTCGTCAGATTGAGCCGGAAGCACTGGCGGCCATTGAGCAGCACCGGTGGCCAGGCAATATTCGTGAGCTGGAAAACATGATTGAACGAGCGGTCGTATTGGCCGACGGTGACACGATCATGCTAAAGGACCTTCCCGCTCAGATGACACCGTCCACCAACCTGGCACTGATTGAAGACGCTCGCGCGACACCGCAGTCGTGGTCACCGGATTCCGCCGTCAGCGAAGCGGCCGGGACAGTAACGACGAATACGGTGCTATCCGGCCAAACGTCAGACACCAATCAGGACTCGGAACGCGTTCGACTCGTGACCGCTCTCCAGTCGGCCAACGGCAACAAAGCGCGGGCCGCTCGGTCATTGAACATGCCTCGCAGCACCTTCTACAGCAAACTCAAGAAGTTCGGCCTGGCAGACTGA
- a CDS encoding phosphoribosylanthranilate isomerase codes for MWTKICGVTTLDDATSVVAAGADAIGLNCYAQSKRYVPVSTAIQIRNSVGDDVDIVLVFVNSTAGEVAEIVADVNPTAVQFHGDETVETLTEFHRLAPATKIIRAFRIGEEGTAEMSDAIAALQAADVPLAAILVDALVAGEYGGTGHRVATKLLNDRPSTWPPMILAGGLTPDVVGAAAKEVMPWGVDTASGVEMRPGVKNAEKVASFVAAVRAIGGPDRVRL; via the coding sequence ATGTGGACAAAGATCTGTGGTGTCACAACTCTCGACGACGCAACTTCGGTTGTGGCGGCCGGGGCCGACGCAATCGGACTGAATTGCTACGCGCAATCGAAACGCTATGTGCCCGTCAGCACCGCCATCCAGATTCGTAACTCTGTTGGCGACGACGTCGACATCGTGCTGGTATTCGTGAATTCGACCGCCGGGGAAGTTGCTGAGATCGTCGCGGACGTCAATCCCACAGCCGTTCAGTTTCACGGTGACGAGACCGTGGAAACTCTGACGGAATTTCATCGCCTCGCCCCCGCAACAAAAATTATCCGCGCGTTCCGGATTGGTGAAGAAGGGACCGCGGAGATGTCGGATGCCATCGCAGCGTTGCAAGCCGCCGATGTACCGTTGGCAGCGATTCTTGTGGACGCACTCGTGGCTGGCGAATACGGCGGGACCGGGCATCGCGTAGCGACAAAATTGTTAAACGATCGACCTTCCACATGGCCGCCGATGATCCTGGCAGGCGGCCTGACACCAGACGTTGTCGGTGCCGCTGCCAAAGAAGTGATGCCTTGGGGCGTTGACACGGCCAGCGGTGTGGAAATGCGTCCCGGCGTCAAGAACGCTGAGAAAGTGGCGAGCTTTGTGGCGGCCGTGCGAGCGATCGGCGGTCCCGACCGCGTACGATTGTGA
- a CDS encoding VOC family protein, whose amino-acid sequence MLTPFHIAFQVRDIDEAREFYGRKMGLPEGRSDSAWIDFNMFGHQVVAHLNPTLGPNGKVANHCNPVDAHAVPVPHFGVVLEIDQWKELAKRVRTFVNDFIVEPYVRFEGLPGEQHTMFFEDPSGNALEFKAFANINAELFATTREADA is encoded by the coding sequence ATGCTGACTCCCTTTCACATTGCGTTTCAGGTACGTGATATCGACGAGGCTCGCGAGTTCTACGGACGCAAGATGGGCCTGCCGGAAGGCCGCAGCGACTCAGCGTGGATTGACTTCAATATGTTCGGCCATCAGGTGGTTGCTCACCTGAATCCAACGCTTGGCCCGAACGGCAAAGTCGCAAACCATTGCAACCCGGTAGACGCCCATGCCGTTCCGGTGCCGCATTTCGGCGTGGTACTTGAGATCGATCAATGGAAAGAACTCGCCAAACGAGTTCGCACGTTTGTGAACGACTTCATCGTCGAACCCTACGTACGCTTCGAAGGTCTGCCAGGCGAACAACATACAATGTTCTTCGAAGACCCAAGCGGTAACGCACTGGAGTTCAAGGCGTTTGCCAACATCAATGCCGAGTTGTTTGCGACGACTCGGGAAGCGGACGCATAA
- a CDS encoding Re/Si-specific NAD(P)(+) transhydrogenase subunit alpha codes for MSDTSSPLVIAVSKEADPAEKRVALVPNMVPTLIKAGQQVRVESGAGQAAGFLDQQYIDKGAEIVTDRAELLKQADVVLQVQALGACGDHGEADIELLQDGQVLIASCDPLSFPDQVKTAAERGVTAFSLELVPRITRAQSMDILSSMATVAGYRAVLLAATASKRMFPMMMTAAGTLKPARVLIIGAGVAGLQAIATAKRLGAVVYGYDIRPAVREQVESLGGKFVELDLETGQSESSGGYAKEMDEDFYRRQREAMKKVIADCDVVITTAAIPGRKAPVLVTTEMVEAMAPGSVIVDIAAERGGNCEVTKAGETITHHDVTVLGPCNLASDIPVHSSEMFSKNVVTFLQLLVRDGQLNIDLDDEILRDTLLTRGRDVVNNRVRELLSMEPLPMETPAEATA; via the coding sequence ATGTCTGACACATCGTCTCCACTTGTCATTGCCGTTAGCAAAGAAGCCGATCCGGCGGAAAAGCGAGTCGCCCTGGTACCAAACATGGTGCCCACGCTGATCAAAGCTGGCCAGCAAGTCCGCGTAGAAAGCGGTGCAGGGCAGGCAGCCGGGTTTCTGGATCAGCAATATATCGACAAGGGCGCGGAAATCGTCACCGACCGAGCAGAGCTGCTAAAACAGGCGGATGTCGTGCTGCAGGTCCAGGCTTTGGGAGCGTGCGGCGACCACGGCGAGGCAGACATTGAACTGCTGCAGGACGGTCAAGTGCTGATCGCGAGCTGCGACCCACTGTCTTTTCCAGACCAGGTGAAGACGGCTGCCGAACGAGGTGTGACGGCATTTTCACTGGAATTGGTGCCGCGAATCACTCGTGCTCAAAGCATGGACATTCTCTCGTCGATGGCAACGGTGGCCGGTTACCGAGCCGTTTTACTGGCTGCAACGGCATCCAAGCGAATGTTCCCCATGATGATGACGGCAGCCGGCACGCTAAAACCCGCTCGCGTGTTGATTATCGGTGCGGGAGTAGCAGGCCTTCAGGCGATCGCCACAGCGAAACGGCTGGGAGCCGTAGTATACGGCTACGACATTCGCCCGGCCGTTCGTGAACAGGTTGAGAGTCTGGGCGGCAAGTTTGTGGAGCTGGACCTGGAAACCGGCCAGTCAGAATCTTCCGGCGGCTACGCCAAGGAAATGGACGAAGACTTCTATCGTCGCCAGCGTGAAGCCATGAAAAAGGTGATTGCTGATTGTGACGTCGTGATTACGACCGCCGCGATTCCGGGCCGAAAAGCCCCCGTCCTGGTCACGACCGAGATGGTGGAAGCCATGGCTCCGGGGTCAGTCATTGTCGATATCGCCGCAGAACGCGGCGGCAACTGCGAAGTCACAAAAGCGGGAGAAACGATCACTCATCACGACGTGACCGTCCTCGGGCCGTGCAATTTGGCGTCCGACATTCCCGTGCATTCCAGCGAAATGTTCAGCAAGAACGTGGTCACGTTTCTTCAGCTGCTGGTCCGCGATGGACAACTGAACATCGACCTGGACGACGAAATCCTGCGTGACACGCTGCTGACGCGAGGCCGCGACGTCGTGAACAACCGAGTTCGCGAGCTTCTGAGTATGGAACCGTTGCCGATGGAGACACCCGCCGAAGCGACCGCCTGA
- a CDS encoding formyltetrahydrofolate deformylase, whose protein sequence is MQVTITAVGPDNKGLADPIVHYVSGAGANIYEIQMYDRDTEHLFAMLMRIEWPDEMGSVAKLRDHLQQIGNTRNLEVRVWARDEHQRLPRVAICTTYRTEPPLAVLRAIRDGRLKAEAAVMIGNRNACHSVAEQFEVPWLNIADSKGVPDYSKMESLIDEHEIDYVILARYMRVLPADICWKFAGGRIINLHHGLLPPFPGFRPYEDAFQHHMLCYGSTVHFIVPELDAGNQIIHQGSFNVPPGTPLEDIKRQGESDHEPNCLVEGLRRVIDREVELHFHRIVKTNH, encoded by the coding sequence ATGCAGGTGACCATCACGGCTGTTGGCCCGGACAACAAAGGACTGGCCGATCCGATTGTGCATTACGTGTCCGGAGCGGGAGCAAACATCTACGAAATTCAGATGTATGACCGCGACACCGAACATCTGTTCGCGATGCTGATGAGAATCGAGTGGCCTGATGAAATGGGATCCGTCGCGAAGCTGCGCGATCACCTTCAGCAGATTGGAAACACTCGCAACCTGGAAGTCCGCGTCTGGGCGCGCGACGAACATCAGCGGCTGCCGCGAGTGGCCATTTGTACGACGTACCGGACCGAACCGCCGCTGGCTGTTTTGCGAGCCATCAGGGACGGGCGATTGAAGGCTGAGGCCGCTGTAATGATCGGCAATCGCAATGCCTGTCACAGTGTGGCCGAGCAGTTCGAGGTGCCCTGGCTGAACATCGCGGACAGCAAAGGGGTTCCCGACTATTCGAAGATGGAATCACTGATCGACGAACATGAAATCGACTACGTGATATTGGCTCGGTACATGCGAGTCCTTCCGGCAGATATTTGCTGGAAGTTTGCGGGCGGACGAATCATCAATCTGCATCACGGACTGCTGCCGCCGTTCCCTGGCTTTCGGCCGTACGAAGACGCCTTTCAACACCACATGCTTTGCTACGGATCGACAGTTCACTTCATTGTGCCGGAGCTGGACGCGGGCAACCAGATTATTCATCAGGGATCGTTTAACGTGCCGCCCGGGACGCCGCTGGAAGACATCAAACGGCAGGGCGAATCGGACCATGAGCCCAACTGCCTTGTGGAAGGCCTGCGCCGAGTCATCGATCGCGAAGTGGAACTCCATTTTCATCGGATCGTGAAGACAAATCATTGA